Genomic segment of Halostella limicola:
CTAATTTGCGCAACCAAGTTTGCCCCCTCAAATCTGGCTATTCCTAGTCGATTTGGTTCCCGAACACCTTCAGGAGAAACGTGGACAGTTGTAATTGCGAGTAGTTCTCCGACACCTGGTTCCTGTTTGTTCCACTCTTGACCACCGCACTCTAGACAGTGTTTCTTCTTGTAGAATGTTCGATACCCACAGTTACTACACTCTAGAACTTTCGTCATGCTGTCTCACCCTTCAGCACCGTACAAACACTATTATTTCCAAACCCGGCAACGTTGACTGCCAGCCCACAGTTGACGTCACCTACCGCACGGTTGTTTGGCGCATCACCCCGAAGTTGCCATACAAGTTCGATGATCTGAGAAATACCTGTACCCCCGAGTGGATGGCCACGTGCTTTGAGTCCTCCACCCGGATTGATTGGAAGACTCCCGTCTCGGTTAGTAGTTCCATCAACTGTAAGCTGCCATGCCTTGCCACGTTCTGCAAGACCCAATTCCTCAACTTCTAACCATTCTAAAATTGAAAAGGCATCATGAATACACGCAACATCGATATCGGCTGGGGTTACGTCGGCAGCAGCGTAAGCGGAGTTACCGGCCTCTCGGACACTTTCGATTTTGAGGGGGTCAGATCGGTCTGCAACAGCATGGGTTCCGACAGCCCCTTCACAGGCAGCAACTTCAACGCCATCATCTCCTGCAGTAAGTAGCACGGCAGCAGCTCCATCTCCTGTCGGACAACAATCATAGAGGCGAAGGGGATCTGCCACTACTGGTGATTCGAGTACGTCATCGACAGTTACCTCCTTATCAAAGTGAGCATAGGGGTTCTGCCTAGCGTTGTCGTGATTTTTGACTGCGACATGTGC
This window contains:
- a CDS encoding Zn-ribbon domain-containing OB-fold protein, with product MTKVLECSNCGYRTFYKKKHCLECGGQEWNKQEPGVGELLAITTVHVSPEGVREPNRLGIARFEGANLVAQIRKGLNPGDNVKLDDSNILREGDNGTHVGAQFAPVDD
- a CDS encoding thiolase family protein; this translates as MTQSTGSGEPLDRSPTITGVGMTVFTNKDERPLLELLTTAADRALDDADVIPTNIDSLHVGNAAAEAFNRRSGLANALSSELGITDITARRIENTSASGASAFLDAFDAIRSGRSQAALIIGGEKMSAADTATSTEIISRITHDAEYEQGVTLPSFAGLAADRYFRMYDADREDLAHVAVKNHDNARQNPYAHFDKEVTVDDVLESPVVADPLRLYDCCPTGDGAAAVLLTAGDDGVEVAACEGAVGTHAVADRSDPLKIESVREAGNSAYAAADVTPADIDVACIHDAFSILEWLEVEELGLAERGKAWQLTVDGTTNRDGSLPINPGGGLKARGHPLGGTGISQIIELVWQLRGDAPNNRAVGDVNCGLAVNVAGFGNNSVCTVLKGETA